In Saccharomonospora marina XMU15, one genomic interval encodes:
- the sucD gene encoding succinate--CoA ligase subunit alpha, producing the protein MSIFLNTDSKIIVQGLTGAEGTKHATKMLAAGSAIVGGVNARKAGQQVRIGGTELTVYGTVAQAMAETGANVSVVFVPPRFAKDAVLEAIDAGIGLVVVITEGIPVHDTAVMWAHACATGNKTRIIGPNCPGIISPGQSNAGIIPADITGPGRIGLVSKSGTLTYQMMYELRDIGFSTCIGIGGDPIIGTTHIDALQAFQDDPDTDLIVMIGEIGGDAEERAADYIRNHITKPVIGYVAGFTAPEGKTMGHAGAIISGSTGTAHAKQQALETAGVKVGKTPTETAEHARELYKAL; encoded by the coding sequence ATGTCGATTTTCCTGAACACCGATTCCAAGATCATCGTGCAGGGTTTGACCGGGGCCGAGGGCACCAAGCACGCCACGAAGATGCTGGCGGCGGGGTCGGCCATCGTGGGCGGGGTCAACGCCCGCAAGGCCGGGCAGCAGGTCCGCATCGGCGGCACCGAGTTGACCGTGTACGGCACCGTGGCGCAGGCGATGGCCGAGACCGGGGCGAACGTGTCGGTGGTGTTCGTGCCGCCCCGTTTCGCCAAGGACGCCGTGCTGGAGGCCATCGACGCCGGGATCGGCCTGGTCGTGGTCATCACCGAGGGCATCCCCGTGCACGACACCGCCGTGATGTGGGCCCACGCCTGCGCCACCGGCAACAAAACCCGCATCATCGGACCCAACTGCCCCGGCATCATCTCCCCCGGACAGTCCAACGCCGGCATCATCCCCGCCGACATCACCGGGCCCGGCCGTATCGGACTGGTGTCCAAATCCGGCACCCTCACCTACCAGATGATGTACGAACTACGCGACATCGGGTTCTCCACCTGCATCGGCATCGGCGGCGACCCCATCATCGGCACCACCCACATCGACGCCCTCCAAGCCTTCCAGGACGACCCCGACACCGACCTCATCGTCATGATCGGCGAAATCGGCGGCGACGCCGAAGAACGCGCAGCCGACTACATCCGCAACCACATCACCAAACCCGTCATCGGCTACGTCGCAGGCTTCACCGCCCCCGAAGGCAAAACCATGGGCCACGCAGGCGCCATCATCTCCGGCTCCACAGGCACCGCCCACGCCAAACAACAAGCCCTCGAAACCGCAGGAGTCAAAGTCGGCAAAACACCCACCGAAACCGCCGAACACGCACGGGAGCTCTACAAGGCGCTCTGA
- a CDS encoding DUF5336 domain-containing protein — MPQLLFLVTAGLGALNLFLGFASIGTGASFYESAWAWVPALLLISGATAAFNLLPGGDKPGAWPAAFAAGAMLPFLFGVFQSEGSLAAGGVLVLIFGILQLLAAVAAYLFEAGVLKPPSPPQAAGPYGHGPYAQQPGGFGQQQFGQQPPPDSGGMAQPTKFAQPVQPGQPGQQPTQQPTQYAPQHGQFFQPSAESGQQGGPGTPPGGNQTGS; from the coding sequence TTGCCTCAGCTGCTTTTCCTGGTGACCGCCGGCCTCGGTGCGCTGAACTTGTTCCTGGGATTCGCCAGTATCGGCACCGGAGCGAGCTTCTACGAGAGCGCGTGGGCGTGGGTGCCCGCACTGTTACTGATCTCTGGTGCTACGGCGGCGTTCAACCTGTTGCCGGGCGGGGACAAGCCCGGTGCCTGGCCCGCCGCATTCGCTGCCGGCGCGATGCTGCCGTTCCTGTTCGGTGTGTTCCAGTCCGAGGGCAGCTTGGCGGCGGGCGGTGTGCTCGTGCTGATCTTCGGGATCCTGCAACTGCTCGCGGCTGTCGCCGCCTACCTGTTCGAGGCCGGCGTACTGAAGCCGCCGTCACCGCCGCAGGCCGCGGGCCCGTACGGCCACGGTCCCTATGCGCAGCAGCCCGGTGGGTTCGGCCAGCAGCAGTTCGGCCAGCAGCCCCCACCCGACAGCGGCGGGATGGCCCAGCCGACCAAGTTCGCCCAGCCGGTGCAACCAGGCCAGCCGGGGCAGCAGCCGACACAGCAGCCGACGCAGTACGCGCCGCAGCACGGTCAGTTCTTCCAGCCGTCTGCTGAGTCCGGTCAGCAGGGCGGCCCCGGCACGCCGCCCGGTGGGAACCAGACCGGTAGCTGA
- a CDS encoding cell division protein PerM, whose protein sequence is MGQPTTRPTSVNLDEVLSRRLRARALLTAALGPVLGGYLAVLLLLVLIVAGAEGSRFSLSGVLAASGPAWLAAYQVPLQIGGQPLGILPLGPTVVIGALVARSARIAGRRIEVTSPSRATMIVGVMAGAHLLASAPVALLATGTGGLAVQPVAAVVMPALIAASCAAVGLSRRCGIAAALRTYLDPTALRGLRAGLLGLTALLTAGALAFTLATVLSASTASRLFAVNAPNVGSAVGVLLLCLGYLPNAVVMAAGFTAGPGFSIGAMSVSPFTFSGGMVPAIPLLAGMPQRQAVWWPALLLLPALAGVLVGWSLRHADASPVARLRMVVVAGAFTALGSVVLGALAGGRLAQGSFDPVALPLGLLSIAAFGWIAVPAGLLAWFGGPRARRRTTVAARDLAEQPQPSEDADDEERQVEVEDQAEAKAEQDGEDEQYEGATGHEHENEHVNEQVNEDAVGDEDKEDGDEDEDKDEPSDGDVAGEGAGSNEDRAADDGDAKRA, encoded by the coding sequence ATGGGGCAGCCCACTACCCGGCCTACCTCCGTCAACCTCGACGAGGTGCTTTCGCGCCGCCTTCGGGCGAGGGCCTTGCTCACGGCCGCACTCGGCCCCGTGCTCGGCGGCTACCTCGCGGTCCTGCTGCTGCTCGTGCTGATTGTCGCGGGTGCGGAAGGCTCCCGGTTCTCCCTGAGCGGGGTGCTCGCGGCCTCCGGGCCGGCCTGGCTGGCCGCCTACCAGGTGCCGTTACAGATCGGCGGTCAGCCGCTCGGCATCCTTCCGCTCGGGCCGACCGTCGTGATCGGGGCGCTCGTGGCGCGCAGTGCCCGAATCGCGGGCAGGCGGATCGAGGTGACGAGCCCCTCCCGCGCGACCATGATCGTCGGTGTCATGGCAGGCGCGCACCTGCTGGCGTCGGCCCCGGTCGCGCTGCTCGCGACCGGTACGGGCGGTCTCGCGGTGCAGCCAGTCGCGGCCGTTGTCATGCCCGCCCTGATCGCGGCGTCCTGCGCGGCCGTCGGATTGTCGCGCCGCTGCGGGATCGCGGCGGCGTTGCGTACCTACCTTGACCCGACCGCGCTGCGTGGGCTGCGAGCGGGGCTACTCGGCCTCACCGCGTTGCTCACCGCCGGCGCGCTTGCGTTCACACTGGCGACGGTGCTGTCGGCGTCCACGGCGAGCAGGTTGTTCGCGGTGAACGCGCCGAACGTCGGTAGCGCAGTGGGCGTCCTGCTGCTGTGCCTGGGTTACCTTCCCAACGCTGTGGTGATGGCCGCTGGTTTCACCGCCGGTCCCGGGTTCTCGATCGGGGCCATGTCGGTGAGCCCGTTCACTTTCAGCGGCGGCATGGTGCCTGCGATACCGCTGCTGGCGGGCATGCCGCAGCGGCAGGCTGTGTGGTGGCCGGCGTTGCTGCTGTTGCCTGCCCTTGCGGGTGTGCTCGTGGGCTGGTCGCTGCGGCACGCCGATGCCAGTCCGGTGGCGAGGTTGCGGATGGTGGTGGTGGCGGGCGCCTTCACCGCGCTCGGGTCGGTCGTGTTGGGGGCTCTGGCGGGTGGTCGACTGGCGCAGGGATCGTTCGACCCGGTCGCGTTACCGCTTGGATTGCTCTCGATCGCCGCCTTCGGTTGGATCGCGGTGCCCGCGGGCCTGCTGGCATGGTTCGGCGGGCCGCGTGCTCGCCGCCGTACCACCGTGGCGGCGCGCGATCTCGCCGAGCAGCCGCAGCCGTCGGAGGACGCCGACGATGAAGAGCGGCAGGTCGAGGTGGAGGACCAGGCGGAAGCGAAGGCAGAGCAAGACGGCGAAGACGAGCAATACGAAGGCGCAACCGGGCACGAGCACGAGAACGAGCACGTGAACGAGCAAGTGAACGAGGACGCGGTCGGAGACGAGGACAAGGAAGACGGAGACGAAGACGAGGACAAGGACGAGCCGAGTGACGGCGATGTCGCAGGGGAGGGCGCGGGATCGAACGAGGATCGCGCTGCCGACGACGGTGACGCCAAGCGGGCGTGA
- the purN gene encoding phosphoribosylglycinamide formyltransferase produces the protein MELPAPARLVVLASGSGTLLQAVVDAAAEPSFPARVVAVGTDRQGIEALARAERAQLPHFTVRTSDHPDRVAWDKALTEAVAAYNPDLVVSAGFLKILGPLFLARFPSRVINTHPALLPAFPGMHAVGDALELGVKVTGCTVHFVDAGVDTGPIIAQEAVAVEPDDDEASLHERIKVVERRLLVDVIAKLGRVGCTVDGRKVRLS, from the coding sequence TTGGAGCTACCCGCCCCGGCGAGGCTGGTGGTGCTCGCGTCGGGTTCCGGCACGTTGCTACAGGCTGTTGTCGACGCGGCAGCCGAGCCGTCGTTTCCCGCCCGAGTCGTCGCGGTGGGTACGGATCGGCAGGGCATCGAGGCGCTGGCCCGAGCGGAACGTGCTCAGCTGCCGCACTTCACGGTGCGCACGAGCGACCACCCCGACCGCGTGGCCTGGGACAAGGCTCTGACCGAGGCCGTCGCCGCCTACAATCCTGACCTGGTCGTGTCGGCTGGGTTTCTGAAGATACTGGGGCCGCTGTTTCTCGCCCGGTTCCCGAGCCGGGTGATCAACACGCATCCCGCGCTGCTACCAGCGTTCCCCGGTATGCACGCTGTCGGTGACGCGCTCGAACTGGGAGTGAAGGTCACCGGCTGCACCGTCCACTTCGTCGACGCGGGTGTGGACACGGGGCCGATCATCGCGCAGGAGGCGGTCGCCGTGGAGCCCGACGACGACGAAGCGAGCTTGCACGAGCGGATCAAAGTTGTGGAGCGCAGGCTGCTCGTGGACGTGATCGCGAAGCTCGGCCGTGTCGGATGCACGGTCGACGGACGGAAGGTGAGGTTGTCGTGA
- the purH gene encoding bifunctional phosphoribosylaminoimidazolecarboxamide formyltransferase/IMP cyclohydrolase produces MHGRRTEGEVVVSEQSSGVGQRPVRRALIGVSDKSGLLELATGLHAAGVEIVSTGGTATVIADAGVPVTKVEELTGFPESFDGRVKTLHPRVHAGLLADTTRPDHVEQLRTLDIAPFDLLVVNLYPFARTVASGASPAECVENIDIGGPAMVRAAAKNHSCVAVVVDPARYDWVLERVRTGGFTEPDRRRLAAEAYAHTAAYDTAVASWFAQSYAPADDSGFPDFLGGTWQRGEVLRYGENPHQRGAVYRTEEGGLAHAEQLHGKAMSYNNYVDTDAARRAAYDFTEPAVAIIKHANPCGIAVGVDVAEAHRKAHACDPVSAYGGVIATNRPVSLEAAEQIADVFTEVVLAPEFDPDALEVLTRKKNVRLLRLGEQDGSSLELRPISGGMLVQTVDKVDAPGDDPATWTLASGEAADEDTLADLVFAWRAIRAVKSNAILLANAGATVGVGMGQVNRVDSARLAVQRAGDRAKGSVAASDAFFPFPDGLQVLLDAGVRAVVQPGGSVRDAEVIAAAEAVGATLYLTGTRHFAH; encoded by the coding sequence ATGCACGGTCGACGGACGGAAGGTGAGGTTGTCGTGAGCGAGCAGTCCTCTGGCGTGGGGCAGCGGCCGGTGCGGCGGGCGTTGATCGGTGTCTCGGACAAGTCGGGCCTGCTCGAACTGGCGACGGGCCTGCACGCAGCGGGTGTGGAGATCGTTTCGACCGGAGGCACCGCAACCGTCATCGCTGATGCGGGCGTGCCGGTGACAAAGGTCGAGGAACTCACGGGCTTTCCCGAGTCCTTCGACGGCCGAGTCAAAACGCTGCATCCGCGAGTGCACGCTGGTCTGCTGGCCGACACCACCAGGCCCGACCATGTCGAGCAGTTGCGCACCCTTGACATCGCGCCGTTCGACCTGCTCGTGGTGAACCTGTACCCGTTCGCCAGGACGGTCGCTTCGGGGGCGAGCCCCGCCGAGTGCGTGGAGAACATCGACATCGGTGGTCCGGCCATGGTGCGTGCGGCCGCCAAGAACCACAGTTGCGTGGCCGTTGTGGTAGATCCCGCGCGTTACGACTGGGTGCTGGAGCGGGTTCGAACCGGTGGCTTTACCGAGCCCGATCGTAGGCGCCTCGCGGCTGAGGCCTACGCCCATACCGCAGCCTACGACACGGCGGTCGCGTCCTGGTTCGCGCAGAGCTACGCCCCAGCGGACGACAGCGGGTTTCCTGACTTCCTGGGTGGCACCTGGCAGCGCGGTGAAGTGCTGCGTTACGGCGAGAACCCGCACCAACGAGGCGCTGTCTACCGGACCGAGGAAGGCGGCTTGGCCCACGCCGAGCAGCTGCACGGCAAAGCGATGTCCTACAACAACTACGTCGATACCGACGCGGCCAGGCGAGCGGCGTACGACTTCACCGAACCTGCCGTGGCCATCATCAAGCATGCCAACCCGTGCGGTATCGCGGTCGGCGTGGATGTCGCGGAGGCGCATCGCAAGGCGCATGCCTGCGACCCGGTGTCCGCCTACGGCGGGGTGATCGCGACGAACCGGCCGGTGAGCCTCGAGGCTGCCGAACAGATCGCTGACGTGTTCACCGAGGTGGTGCTGGCGCCGGAGTTCGACCCCGACGCACTCGAGGTACTGACGCGCAAGAAGAACGTGCGGCTGCTGCGCCTCGGCGAGCAGGATGGAAGCTCGCTGGAGTTGCGCCCCATCTCCGGTGGCATGCTGGTGCAGACGGTGGACAAGGTCGACGCGCCCGGCGACGATCCCGCTACCTGGACGCTGGCCTCCGGAGAGGCAGCCGATGAGGACACCCTCGCTGACCTGGTGTTCGCCTGGCGGGCGATCCGCGCGGTGAAGTCCAACGCGATCCTGCTGGCGAATGCTGGTGCCACCGTCGGTGTCGGGATGGGGCAGGTCAACAGGGTCGATTCCGCCCGGCTCGCCGTCCAGCGCGCGGGTGATCGTGCGAAGGGGTCGGTGGCGGCCTCCGATGCCTTCTTCCCGTTCCCCGACGGTCTCCAGGTGCTGTTGGACGCGGGTGTGCGTGCCGTGGTGCAACCGGGTGGGTCGGTTCGCGATGCCGAGGTGATCGCGGCTGCCGAGGCGGTCGGCGCGACCCTGTACCTGACGGGCACCCGCCACTTCGCCCACTGA